The proteins below come from a single Sorghum bicolor cultivar BTx623 chromosome 4, Sorghum_bicolor_NCBIv3, whole genome shotgun sequence genomic window:
- the LOC8068909 gene encoding vacuolar protein-sorting protein BRO1 isoform X1: MYPQMVYHADVRAREKELAAAAERGMGCSSCAPFGRMISRFIMKCNVGREGRVRYDERMGMDYAMAYAPAQTCYVRPTAARTVTLATTTGTNAARAHADHPDAHPPRAHATTTTTTLPPGTPSFAPAGAPAQQRAGPGMPPRKPKKKKKKKQVRFTPSGAPVPPHDNATAASGGSAASATYHHGPPAADPSYSPAPPAHGGHHGYAYGYGRYAPSPLPRWEMLGTPRRPEYFSSEYRWYYPTPVREGIYSIATDANGRLTTIFSEENPNACTIV; the protein is encoded by the exons ATGTATCCACAGATGGTATATCATGCAGATGTGCGGGCGAGGGAGAAGgagttggcggcggcggcggagagggGGATGGGCTGCTCCTCCTGCGCTCCCTTTGGCAGGATGATATCGAGATTTATCATGAAGTGCAACG TAGGAAGAGAAGGGCGCGTGAGGTACGACGAGAGGATGGGAATGGACTACGCCATGGCGTACGCTCCCGCGCAGACATGCTACGTGCGCCCAACAGCTGCGCGCACCGTCACCTTGGCCACCACCACCGGCACCAACGCCGCCCGCGCCCACGCCGACCATCCGGATGCACATCCACCGCGAGCGCacgcaacgacgacgacgacgaccctgCCGCCGGGCACGCCGTCTTTTGCACCGGCGGGCGCCCCTGCCCAGCAACGCGCCGGCCCCGGCATGCCACCACGCAagcccaagaagaagaagaagaagaagcaggtCCGGTTCACGCCTTCAGGGGCGCCGGTGCCGCCGCACGACAACGCCACGGCGGCAAGCGGAGGCAGTGCGGCCAGCGCCACCTACCACCACGGCCCACCGGCGGCCGATCCGTCGTACTCCCCGGCGCCACCGGCACACGGCGGCCACCACGGATACGCTTACGGGTACGGCCGGTACGCGCCGTCGCCGCTGCCGCGGTGGGAGATGCTGGGGACGCCGAGGCGGCCAGAGTACTTCTCCAGCGAGTACAGGTGGTACTACCCGACGCCGGTGCGCGAGGGCATCTACAGCATCGCCACCGACGCCAACGGCCGCCTCACCACCATCTTCAGCGAGGAGAACCCCAACGCCTGCACCATCGTCTGA
- the LOC8068909 gene encoding vacuolar protein-sorting protein BRO1 isoform X2, whose translation MYPQMVYHADVRAREKELAAAAERGMGCSSCAPFGRMISRFIMKCNGREGRVRYDERMGMDYAMAYAPAQTCYVRPTAARTVTLATTTGTNAARAHADHPDAHPPRAHATTTTTTLPPGTPSFAPAGAPAQQRAGPGMPPRKPKKKKKKKQVRFTPSGAPVPPHDNATAASGGSAASATYHHGPPAADPSYSPAPPAHGGHHGYAYGYGRYAPSPLPRWEMLGTPRRPEYFSSEYRWYYPTPVREGIYSIATDANGRLTTIFSEENPNACTIV comes from the exons ATGTATCCACAGATGGTATATCATGCAGATGTGCGGGCGAGGGAGAAGgagttggcggcggcggcggagagggGGATGGGCTGCTCCTCCTGCGCTCCCTTTGGCAGGATGATATCGAGATTTATCATGAAGTGCAACG GAAGAGAAGGGCGCGTGAGGTACGACGAGAGGATGGGAATGGACTACGCCATGGCGTACGCTCCCGCGCAGACATGCTACGTGCGCCCAACAGCTGCGCGCACCGTCACCTTGGCCACCACCACCGGCACCAACGCCGCCCGCGCCCACGCCGACCATCCGGATGCACATCCACCGCGAGCGCacgcaacgacgacgacgacgaccctgCCGCCGGGCACGCCGTCTTTTGCACCGGCGGGCGCCCCTGCCCAGCAACGCGCCGGCCCCGGCATGCCACCACGCAagcccaagaagaagaagaagaagaagcaggtCCGGTTCACGCCTTCAGGGGCGCCGGTGCCGCCGCACGACAACGCCACGGCGGCAAGCGGAGGCAGTGCGGCCAGCGCCACCTACCACCACGGCCCACCGGCGGCCGATCCGTCGTACTCCCCGGCGCCACCGGCACACGGCGGCCACCACGGATACGCTTACGGGTACGGCCGGTACGCGCCGTCGCCGCTGCCGCGGTGGGAGATGCTGGGGACGCCGAGGCGGCCAGAGTACTTCTCCAGCGAGTACAGGTGGTACTACCCGACGCCGGTGCGCGAGGGCATCTACAGCATCGCCACCGACGCCAACGGCCGCCTCACCACCATCTTCAGCGAGGAGAACCCCAACGCCTGCACCATCGTCTGA